One region of Salvia miltiorrhiza cultivar Shanhuang (shh) chromosome 3, IMPLAD_Smil_shh, whole genome shotgun sequence genomic DNA includes:
- the LOC131018490 gene encoding uncharacterized protein LOC131018490: MGEWIEGSWEWKFEWERTLRERDLEQLRALRSCVCKIRLNAGTMDAWRWKAAGSGVFSVKTAYETFFKNRRWSNVCGVQKELAMIWKAQVPAKVIATAWKVLKGRIATMDNHRRRQVVTHSAADLCPLCQLKEETIEHLLFLCHKTDEIWKEILRWTGKQAVFHFKSKAHFNAFVNLGSKKDVDFFLGVWLCVIWSIWKIRNNCIFNQGSWNKERVMAEIKARLWVWRSDLNQPTQEHKFRRWFFAVRGFDC, translated from the coding sequence ATGGGGGAATGGATTGAAGGATCTTGGGAGTGGAAATTCGAATGGGAAAGGACTTTGAGGGAAAGAGATCTAGAGCAACTTCGTGCTTTAAGGTCTTGTGTTTGCAAGATTCGGCTGAATGCAGGTACAATGGACGCTTGGAGATGGAAGGCAGCAGGTAGCGGTGTTTTCTCCGTCAAGACAGCCTATGAGACATTCTTCAAAAACAGGAGATGGTCGAATGTTTGCGGAGTCCAAAAGGAGTTGGCTATGATCTGGAAAGCTCAAGTTCCAGCCAAGGTCATCGCCACAGCTTGGAAGGTTCTTAAAGGCAGAATCGCAACGATGGACAACCATCGGAGGAGACAAGTGGTGACACACTCGGCGGCTGATTTATGTCCCCTTTGCCAGTTGAAAGAAGAAACCATTGAGCATCTCTTATTCCTTTGCCATAAAACTGACGAAATCTGGAAAGAAATCTTACGTTGGACAGGTAAACAAGCAGTCTTCCATTTTAAATCCAAAGCACATTTCAATGCTTTCGTGAATTTGGGGAGCAAGAAGGATGTGGACTTCTTCCTTGGAGTTTGGTTGTGTGTGATTTGGAGCATCTGGAAGATTCGAAACAATTGTATCTTCAATCAAGGAAGTTGGAACAAAGAAAGAGTGATGGCAGAGATTAAGGCGAGATTGTGGGTTTGGCGCTCGGATTTGAATCAACCAACGCAGGAGCATAAGTTTCGAAGATGGTTTTTTGCTGTTAGAGGATTTGACTGCTAA